Below is a window of Canis lupus dingo isolate Sandy chromosome 30, ASM325472v2, whole genome shotgun sequence DNA.
TCTAGAAACCCTCAGGGCAGGGCAGAGAAACCATCTAGAAGGTGAGAAGAGAACTGAGGAGAGCCCCTGGAGCAGGTTGGTCAGTGAGCACTGGCCTGATGCCTGACTCCATTTACCTGCTCAGATGTCCCTGAGCTACATCCGAGATCCTTGTTCAGTGAACCTGAGCTGCAGATTTGGGCTTTGCCTGGTATTTCATTGGATCTGGGTGCTCAGATGAGGCTGCCTGATGGAGATCCCAGGGAATCACCATTCCTGGGGCTCTGAGTGGCTAGGGAGGGCCTGCTGAAACCCATCAGTCACTTGTTTGGCTTTGTTGTTGAAGAGACTAGCGCTCGGTCTAATGCTCTGCCTGGACCTTCTAGCCTCATACTATCTATCAATACCCtgattcataaaaatgaaaaccacaaaatataatAGCCTATAAAAATCACAAGAACATAATTGCCTTAAATTTAACAAaggcattttttcccccagagaacCCAGAGTCCTCCTCAGGTCCTCTTGTTTATTCCTGGAGGCCCCCTGttccaggaggcagagaggaagtaGAGTCGAGAGGGCTTTGAGCTCCAGCTCATAGGCTGAGGTTTCTGGGGAACCAGTCTCTTCGTTGAGCCACGTTTTTATTCTCCACACTTTGGGCATGCATGGGACCCTGTGGCTACTGGACTCCCTTCCCTTTAgggaaaggtttaaaaaaatacctgtggCTATATAATTCTGACACATGCTTGTGttatgttcctttttctctatctccctcaactttttaaaattttgattttttttttttttttttttttgatagaaagCCCAGGTCAGCCTGCCTACATCCCTTGCCAGAGAGCAGAGATGGCTGTGCAGGCCGGTCAGCCCTAATGGGCTCTGCGCCCCCAACCTTAGAAGCAGATATGGGATTAGTGAGTCTGGGACTTAGGATGGACACTGGCTCTTTGGGCGTTTCTTCCTCTCCACCGCCAGCCTCAAGGCCTGAAGGAGCTTGTCCTTGTTATTCAGGATGTTGTACTCAGAGAGCTTCACCAGCTTGTCAAAGGCAGCCTCTGTGTATGTCAACTCCTTGGTAGCATATGGAGTTTGAGGGCCATAAATGTCCACGTGACCCTGTTCCAGCTCCTCAGGGCTTCGCTCCACACCTGGAGGCAGCAGAAGGACTTGCTATACAGTGGAAGGTTGTAATGACTTGTGTCTGTATCTCTCCCTGTGGCCTGTCCCagcacacatggacacacacacctgcatgaaaacacacatacacatgcacatgcacacacacacacacacacgcatgcacatgcacacctcCAAGTTCCTCAGGGCAGGGATGCAGCTTGCCCATCGTGGGGCCTCCCTAGCATGACACAGCACCAGGCCCATGGTGGGATGTTAGTAAATGGTGGGTGACTGAAACAGTAGAGGGGGACATTACTGGCTAATGCAAGCTGGAGGGCTTTGCTTTCTTCCCAAAACCCAGGTTGGTTCAAACTAGAGCTAAGCCTGGCTTCCCTGTTAGTAAAGTCAGAAGACTGCACAAATCTAACGATAGGAGCTGTCAGCCCCAGGCCAGGAGTGGGGGTAGGCGGTGGGAACAGAGCTCAGAGGCGGCCTACCTGGGGCCTTGTACTTCTGGAAGGTGTCATTGATGAGTGGGAAGAAAATCACAATGGGGGCATCTGGTTCCTGGGAGTTCTCCATCAAGTAGCACTCCTTGAGgttgtcttcctcctcctgcagctCGTATTTGGGGAAGGGGATGTTCTGCATGGTGCAGTACTCACATGTTTGCTTCATGGGCTGGAATATCACAGGACGTGTTTGAGTAttagggggtggtggtggtggtaagaaACCCGGACTCTTAGAAGCAGCTTCCTGATTTCCCCAGCCAAGTCTCAGGTCTGCAACTACTTTGCCTGTTGGTGCTAATTTTAGAACAAAGGGCCTGAGGCAATAGGTTGGTGTGTGTCCACTGCAAGCTCCTGAAGGTAGACAGAAGCCCTTTCAATGACACTTCACCCAAACACAGACCTGATAGACGTGAGTGGCAGCCTGAGGGTGACTGGAGCTATGCTGCGTAGAGCCATGTCTGGCCAGGCTCCCATGGGAGGTGCATGGCCTTTGGAACTCCCAGAGGGCCACAAGGCTGGAAAGGACTCTGAAAGGGCATCTTTATAAATGTGACATTAACAGAAAGAGCTGTGGACTGAGAGTGTCAGAATCCCCTTAGTTCTGGCCTCTGTTGCAAGCTCACTAGTGATCTTGAACAAGCCACTtcccatctctgtgcctcagtttcctaacctGTGACACGGGAATAATAGCAGTTGGGCCATCTACCTCCAAGAGTGGTGTAAAGATCAAGTGAGAGCATGTGTAGGAAAGCACATTGTCACTCATTTATGAACTTGAGTCATTATCACTGGTGTCATGCTTCTCCTTGGTCTCTACTCCCCTTTCCTGGGCTTCAGGACGGGACTGTATtaaaggaaaccaaaaaagaatttccttccctTAAAAGACCGAAACTTTTCAAAggtaaatagagaaaaataaaaaataaaaacctctggtCCTGGTTTTTAATGTAATCACACAGAGGGTCATATTTCCTGGGCAAAGGGGTAAtgtgattattttgaaaataggaCATTATAAGATCTCAAAGTGGTATAAAACTTTAGAATTGACTGGACTCTattaaggttattttttaaaactctttctttcttctttctttctttctttctttctttctttctttctttctttctttctttctttctttcttctttctttctttcttctttctttctttctttctttctttcttctttctttctctttcttctgatgAATTGCCAAATACAGCAAATGCTCAGATAATAAAATTGCCcagaaataaaactagaatttgCTCCATGAGACTACTTAAAGCCCACACTGCATGTGAGGGCCAGATGGCTGCCCCCTGAGATTTGAATGGCTAACCTCACATCAAGTAAAGCAGCTTGAGTTTCTCTGATGCTAAGTCTTGGGGCCTGCGGGGAATGCATGTTCTCCCATTTCCCAGTTTTGTGGGGCTCGGTCAGTGGCCTGTCTCAGAAGAGGCACTGTGCTCCTGCTCAGGCAGGAGACCTTCTTTGTTACACTTGCCTTTGTCTGGGACCCAGCACAGTAATTGAGGTGAATGATGAGGTCAACTTTTCTCTCTGGCCTGAGGAGGGGCGGGTAGCTGGAGTTGACGAAGAATGCAGTGTCCAACAGGCACAAGTGGTTCACGGACTCTGTCAGCTGGTTCGGGAAACCATCTAGCACTGTGTCTGAAAGCCAAGATTTCCAGTTACTATCATGCCCTGGTGACCTGATCTCAGCGGATGGTCACAGGCAGCTGGTGTGGACACAATGCTCTGCCTGGAGCTCCTTTacctgggcctgggcctctatccctcccccttcTAGCCAGGATGCCCAGTGAGTCCCAGTGCCCCTTGGGGTGTGCTGATGAAGAACAGCATTATCTTGGGGTTGTAGCAAGTCTTTAATGGAACACACATAGAAAACCCACTCTGACTCAGCCACAGAGCTTGTGGGGTCAAAGGGGTGTAagaggggatccccaggtggctcagcggtttagcgcctgccttcagccgagggcgtgatcctggagacccgggatcgactcccgcatcaggctctcagcgtggagcctgcttctctgtctgcttctttctctctctctctctctctgtgtgtctctcatgaataaataaataaaatcttttttttttttttaaaaaaagggttgTAAGAATATCATAAATTAGTACAAACCCTAAGCCCAGAGCCCTGCCCTTTTATCCCCAGACAGTGAGCATGAGGATCATTAGGCCAGGCCAAAGCAGCCATTTACAGGCTGTGGTCAAGGGAAATACCAAAGATGGCAACAAGTCAACCTTCAAGCCTCAgcaggatggggaggaggtgCTGAGTTTAAgacctggctttgccacttactatTTGGGAGTTCTTGAGCTGGGTCATCCCTGCTCAATTCTAGGGAGCACCATTCACATTAAAAGGTGCCCCCAGAGTACAATTAAAGAAAGTCAGCACCCACATTTCCCCACCAGGGTCCCAACTTTTACCTGCTGGGATTGTTGTacaaattcaattaattaaatattaacacTGTTCCATCTGCCATTCAGAACCTCACCAAACATGGAATACACCATGGGATACACTCTGACCCATGAACATGGTCAGAGGAATTTTGTCATCCTTTCTCCACGGCAGCCTCAACATGCACTTCCCCCTTTATCGGAACAGAGGCAGGCAGCCAGGTAGGGTTACCTCTCCATATGGAGAACTGGCTGTTCTGGAGATAGTCCGTGTGCAGCTGCAGTCCCAACAAGAAGTTGTGGAACTGAGACACAAAGGCCCGATGGGTGAGGATGCTGCGGAAAGTATTGGACagccatgaccctgggatcaccaccgcAGTGTCCAAGACGTTGGCATCACATTTGGGAATTTCAGGCAGGAGTGGCTCATCTtctgtgggggagagggaggatggaAGGCAAGTCTTAAGAGCTGGGGTCCCCAGATTGCCCAGGTGAAGCACTGCATTGTTACCTGGCATCCAAGGGCCAGCCACTGTGAGTGCCACTCATACCTTCCTTGCCTAGGTTTTAAGATCCTGGCACTGGAGTCAGGAGGATTCAGGTGAGAGAACAGGGACAGGGTGGTGGAGAAGAGGGGTGATGACAGGTAAGGGGAGTCCCAGAGAGGATAGGGAATCTGGACTGGGAATCAGCCACCTGTAACTGTGCTCCTAGATCCCCACCCCCTTAGCTCTCCTCGGCACTGTGCCCTCTGCCAGCCCTCCCCAACCCCTAGTCAGCCGGAGCTGGCCCCTGAAGCTTGTGACTGACCTCCAGTCACCCTCCTCTCCAGGCAAGGGTTATCTAACCCTAGCTACTGTGTCATCTCTGAACCACAGAGATGACATTGAAACATGTGGCAGGTGGACTGGTCCTGTGTTTGTGATCCGCCCCTCCCCGCATTGCCCAACCAAGAGGGGAAGCCAGTGGGGTCACCCACCGATGTCGTGCACTCTCTCCCTCGTCCACCTGTGGAAAAACTCCTCCGAGCTTTGGGACAGATTCCAGGCATCAAGCAGGTTTAGGGAGAAGATGCTGCTCCACAAGCCTAGGGAGCAGGGCCAGCCGTGAGCAGCTctgccccagagcccccagacCCCAAAGATCGACTGCTTCTACCTTAGTCTTGATGTTCCCTCCAAGTTGGGCTGCTCAGGGGGTGAGACAGACTTTGGTttccctccccactgtgcagCTGGACACCCATGACTGATGAGGGCATGCTGGCAAATGCAGGAGGGTCACCTGCTCAAGGGGTAACCCAAACCAGCACCAGCACCCAGGACAGGATTATGGGGGAATAGAGCACGCCTCCCTGTTACTCCTCTACTTGAAAGGATTCCCACAGGCTTCCCGGGCCAGGAGTCACCTAGCATGTAGCACATCCGCGACTCTGGGATCCTCTTCATCAGCCGCCCCATGAAGAACTTGGAGCCGAAGAGCTCTGTGGGGATGAAGGCCCCATACTTCTGCAGGCCCACCTCGTAGGGAGAGAACTCGCACCACTCTGCACATGAAGCAGCACGGCAGGGTGTCAGGCTCAGGCCTGGAcagcccagccctccctcctcagGGTTCCTACAGGTCCTGGGCCTTGGGGGTGCCTGGCACAGGAAGGCCACAGTTCCCCCACAGGACACATGGGGGCGCCCACAACTGGCTTCTGCTGCCAGACAAAACACTGCTTTGCAACCCTCATGGCTCATTTGCTCCACAAACTGGATAAACAGAGACCACACTTGACTTTAAAGCAGGATAGGTATCCAGAGTCCCTCATTCTGGGCACCTTAGGAAATATCTAGAACCCCTTCCCTTCTTAACTTGATTACCCCTGTCCCATCAAATCTCTGCTCCTAGAAAAGCCATGAAACCCCACCAGCCTAGTCCACCCACAAAGAAGAGGTAGCAAAGTCAAGGTGAAGGTTGGCAAAAGTGTGTGGTCGgttgtgtgtgtgctggggtaCTGGGTACCTTTGCCTGCTGAGAAGGGACACCCTTATAAGTTTCTAGCCACCAGTGTTACCTCTGAAATCCTGGTTGCTTACATCATCCTTGACATTGATGGTGAGGTAGATGGGCAGGGGGTTCTGGCCTTGGCTCAAAGCAGCACGCTGATCTGATAGTTTGGATTCATTTCTCTGTGGGGAAATGAAATggtgaaggagaagcagcagcctaGAGGGAGAGCAGAATTAGGGGACAGTCTGGACCTCCAGCAGGCCATTTCCTACATCCTGAGCTCACCAGGTCACTATGTAGGTCCCAGGCAATACCAGTCAAACCTGCTCTTAAAATGTACCTGTAGAATGTTCACTCATCCCTGGGCTCTTCACCATCCCAGACATATGGATGAGAGTGGGACCGAATCTGCAGTTTAGGGCTATccctcagagtcccaggatctcCCCATGTCTCAAGGACCATAGAATGAAAAGGTCGGGGTGGAAAAGGCCACCACTGTCCCTCTTTATCCCCATCATCTTCCACCCCGCATACACTAGAGCAGGTCCATTTTTCTTATCTGCTTTGCACATTGGGCTCCATCATAAAATTTActtgggagggggagaaaaagctgcgttttaaaaaattcaaacgaAATGTTTGGAAATGGTGTACCTGATGGCAGCCAAAGTCCCTCCCCATATCAAACCCCAGGCAACACTCAGATTTCTGTTATCAAAAGCCTTGGTGCTTTCTTCCTCATCACACGGGGCACTAAATATTATCAGAAATATCAACTACCACTTACTGCTGTAATTTAAGGAATAGCACAGAGCAAGACCAGAACTGAAACCCCAACCTGCCTGAATCCAAAAGCCAACACCTTCAGTCTCTGCCTGCCCTGCTTCATCATAAGGACAGATTAGATGGTGGGTTATGAAGAAGGGGAGAGTGGGTGGGATCCATCGAAAGCTGTGAGTACCTCAGTTCTGAATCTCTATTGCCTAGCAGTTTCTGACATGTGGGaggcacttaattttttttttgaaagaaaaaaaataaaggaatgaatgcaCTTTGAAGATGAGGTTCAGGtcatctttcattttcaggaTGACTTCATCTAGGGACCTCCTAGAAAATAATTTGCTACCGTCCGTCTCCTGGCAAGTTCTGTTTTGAGTTCAGGACTCCTCAGATACTTTTGGGAGTGGGGCAGAGATCCAGAGATAGGTCTGGACAGAAACTAGGTGGGAAGCTCTGCTTTGAGGCCAAGCAACAGCTAAAGTCGGTCCTCCCTGGGGCCTGTGCAGCTAGAAGGGTCTGGGTGTCTGCTGAGCTCACCCTGATGTCCAGGACCATGGCGTCCCCTGCAGATGCCACTGCTGCCCACATCCCAGATGATGCTCACAGCAGCTGAGAGCACCAGCACAGACTGCTTTTCTTCTTGGGCACGTAGTATGCAGATTGTTGGATCTCAGAGCAGAAAGGAACCTCCTTGGGCCCATCCTCTGTGAGGTGGCCATGAGAAGGAGCCCTACAGACCTTCGACTGCAAGGAGTATGATCGACTCAAGGGCATTAGCTGCTGTGCTCTGAAATCCATGGCTGAATTTGCACTGGGGTCACACTTCCCATTGGGCAGCTCCCAGCACATGACTGAGCAGCAGGGATCCTGAGGCAGGCCCATTCATGCCCACGGAGGTCACCAAACTCCTGACAGACAATTTGTTTAGAGGATTCTCCAAGGGCCTTGTTGAACCTTCTAGACCAGCAGTCTAGGATGCTTCTCAcagcccttcttccctctctcctccacttgAGGTCAGACTTGTATCACAGTCGAATGCCTTGCCAgcctcctccagctccctcccCGTGTTCTCTCCTGGTGTCTTGGCCAAGAAGGACACGCTGCCACTCTGCAGGACAGCATCTAAGCCATCCCCACCACAGGGGTCTCAGTCACTAAAGGGATGTGGGGAGACAGTTCCACCATCTTCCTCCATCATGCACTTGGGCACTTCATGCCTCCTACAGTCCACAAGTAAATTTGCAGATCTAAGCTAACTTCCTTTTGAGAAGTAAGTCTAAACCATCACCCCCTCCCCAATGAAGAAAGAGAGCTGGACATCCATGGGGCACACTGGACCTCAGAAGATGCTGAGCACTTACCTCATCCCCCAGACAGGCCTCAATCAGCAGGCCCCAGAAATCTGTAAAGGTGACCTTGTAGCCTTCCTGACTGCGCTGCCGAAGCTCCTCCTGGAATTTGGAGAGCTGGTCTGGGAACAGGGCAGGCATCTTGTCCTTGACCACATGCCTCCGTGCCTCAAGTACGGCAGGCTCCAGATTTTTGGAGGACCAGTCGGGGTCACGGTACAAGGTAGCCATGGTCCTGGAGAGAGACACGCGTGGGGATAGAACTGAGCCAGCCCTGGTCCAGTGAACACGGGAATCTGGCTATAGAGAGGTGGACAGATCGTGGGAGACCCTAACCCACCAGGAGAAGAGCCTGGAGGGAAAGAGGGGGCATTATTATTCAGAGTCACAGTGGCCACCATTTCTTGACTGCCCACCACGTGCCAGGTATAGCATGTTGCTTAAGAGTGAggattctgggggtgcctggggggctcagtcagttaagtgtctgccttaggctcaggtcatgatcccgggatcctgggatggagccatatcaggctccctgctcagtggggaatctgctttccctctccctctgccccttgtcccccccacacccccgccccagctcatgctctctctctctctctttctctcaaataaataaaatctaaaaaaaaaaaaaaaaaaaccaagagtgAGGATTCTGGACCCAGATCTTCTTGGGTTCAAAACCAGactctgccactcactagctgtgtaatcttgggcaagttatctaACCGCTCTTCAtatcagttttcccatctgtagaatggggaaaatgataaTTATACCTACTTCAAAGAGTTATTGAGAAGATTACATGAGTTAATGCAATTTAAAGTGGTTAGAACAGTAGCCAGCGCAAagtaattgctgggtcgtggcATGGCAAGGCCAACATTTGATCCCAGGCTTGGCTGATTCCAAATCCTGGACTCTTTCCACTCTGCCACAATTCCCACAAAAATGATGCTGGGTAAAGAttaatttcccccttttcttcttaGCTTATATGTGGGCAGTGGGAAGGAGTAGAACAAAGACAGAGATCCCTCTAGCCCTGGATCACTGCCTCTTCTTGGCCTGGACCCAGCTTTTCTGTCTCTGTCGGAACAGCACCCGGGAACCCCGTACTCCACAGCCTGCGATGTCCCTGCTGTCTGAACAGTGGCCTCTTCCTTCACAGGCTTTGTTTCTGGTCTGGGAAGGTGGGGGTTGGTCAAGAGATTTCATCAACAAAAAGCACCCTGCTCTCCGTAAGATTCACTCTTACTTTTGTATGTTGAAAGAGCTTTCAAAACCATTAtaaatgattgattttaaaagaatacttccAGTGCTTTCCCAGGCCAGGagatcccccacccccccccacccccgccccagggcccCTCAGCTCCTCCCAGTCTCCTGCTGGGCCCAGCACTGCCAGGATGCAGGCGCCCCTCTGCCCTGATGGAAGCAAGTTTTATCTCCTTAGTGTACCATCCATGGGCAATGccaataaatgtcagctatcCTTCTGTCTCATCTGGGCTGAAGCCTTGGAGTTCCTGATGCACCAGCAGCCCTTAGCCTTCATGTCCACTGCTCAAATATAAGTTACCTAGAGCTCCTCCAGGATGAGGGGCCCAGCTTGGGACCTCCAAGGCTCAGAGGCCCACCAGAGCCCCTGACAGAAGAAGATGCAGCCCTGGTGGTCAAGAGGCCCCTGCCAACCTGGACCAGGCTGTGTTATGACCTCAGTGGGCCCCTTCCaccataaaaatactaaaaagtatgttttatggttattgtataaaaacaaatataatcatgctatttattaaaacatttccttcaacctagatgttctttttttttttttcccctactcttaagagaaagtaaaacattttttgtgGGCCTCTACAAGCATTGTGGGCCTTAGGCACAGTGGTTCCCATGGAGACATTGGCCTCACACTGGCAtcaccttgggggggggggctcacttTCCTTGCTCCCCAGCAGGGAGTGATGAGGTGGGAGCCTGAGGAAGCCTCcttggcagagggaggggccagG
It encodes the following:
- the PLA2G4E gene encoding cytosolic phospholipase A2 epsilon isoform X2 translates to MRSFHRAHKRQKKKAGQKEMSVSLSIHRTWRLLISHLCFRWPFGALSWRAATMLQKQMPAWLSHYLPDLCQAEDGKPSAPCALEGGLSPCHLLTVKVIRMRNVRQADMVSQTDCFVSLWLPTASRERLRTRTISNCPNPEWNETFSFQIQSQVKNVLELSVCDEDTLTPDDHLLTILYDLTKLCFRKKTHVKFPLNPEGMEELEVEFLLEESPSPPESLITNGVLVARQVSCLEVHTECRQQKKSSKMKDLLVTVKESFEHTQRVSHCREPCCPNPACFHYPKYFQPWMHTEVPKSQWSHGLCCCCAHKKSSLVCQPLDCLPDGQTVTLPVGENCALHMKTTPCPQTLDVRLGFSLCAAELEFLQKRKVVAAQALKQVLQLEEDLHVDEVPLIAIMATGGGTRSMTAMYGHLLALQKLNILNCASYITGLSGATWTMATLYRDPDWSSKNLEPAVLEARRHVVKDKMPALFPDQLSKFQEELRQRSQEGYKVTFTDFWGLLIEACLGDERNESKLSDQRAALSQGQNPLPIYLTINVKDDVSNQDFREWCEFSPYEVGLQKYGAFIPTELFGSKFFMGRLMKRIPESRMCYMLGLWSSIFSLNLLDAWNLSQSSEEFFHRWTRERVHDIEDEPLLPEIPKCDANVLDTAVVIPGSWLSNTFRSILTHRAFVSQFHNFLLGLQLHTDYLQNSQFSIWRDTVLDGFPNQLTESVNHLCLLDTAFFVNSSYPPLLRPERKVDLIIHLNYCAGSQTKPMKQTCEYCTMQNIPFPKYELQEEEDNLKECYLMENSQEPDAPIVIFFPLINDTFQKYKAPGVERSPEELEQGHVDIYGPQTPYATKELTYTEAAFDKLVKLSEYNILNNKDKLLQALRLAVERKKRPKSQCPS
- the PLA2G4E gene encoding cytosolic phospholipase A2 epsilon isoform X1, producing MSRCLTVKDQPQLHKGCPEPQRGDTARMTLQSSGGCPGLGTDAFIPQSPQEAEEEGRSERNVSEFEHTQDLETPNLPPLLPMALWGSQGGLSPCHLLTVKVIRMRNVRQADMVSQTDCFVSLWLPTASRERLRTRTISNCPNPEWNETFSFQIQSQVKNVLELSVCDEDTLTPDDHLLTILYDLTKLCFRKKTHVKFPLNPEGMEELEVEFLLEESPSPPESLITNGVLVARQVSCLEVHTECRQQKKSSKMKDLLVTVKESFEHTQRVSHCREPCCPNPACFHYPKYFQPWMHTEVPKSQWSHGLCCCCAHKKSSLVCQPLDCLPDGQTVTLPVGENCALHMKTTPCPQTLDVRLGFSLCAAELEFLQKRKVVAAQALKQVLQLEEDLHVDEVPLIAIMATGGGTRSMTAMYGHLLALQKLNILNCASYITGLSGATWTMATLYRDPDWSSKNLEPAVLEARRHVVKDKMPALFPDQLSKFQEELRQRSQEGYKVTFTDFWGLLIEACLGDERNESKLSDQRAALSQGQNPLPIYLTINVKDDVSNQDFREWCEFSPYEVGLQKYGAFIPTELFGSKFFMGRLMKRIPESRMCYMLGLWSSIFSLNLLDAWNLSQSSEEFFHRWTRERVHDIEDEPLLPEIPKCDANVLDTAVVIPGSWLSNTFRSILTHRAFVSQFHNFLLGLQLHTDYLQNSQFSIWRDTVLDGFPNQLTESVNHLCLLDTAFFVNSSYPPLLRPERKVDLIIHLNYCAGSQTKPMKQTCEYCTMQNIPFPKYELQEEEDNLKECYLMENSQEPDAPIVIFFPLINDTFQKYKAPGVERSPEELEQGHVDIYGPQTPYATKELTYTEAAFDKLVKLSEYNILNNKDKLLQALRLAVERKKRPKSQCPS
- the PLA2G4E gene encoding cytosolic phospholipase A2 epsilon isoform X3; translated protein: MLQKQMPAWLSHYLPDLCQAEDGKPSAPCALEGGLSPCHLLTVKVIRMRNVRQADMVSQTDCFVSLWLPTASRERLRTRTISNCPNPEWNETFSFQIQSQVKNVLELSVCDEDTLTPDDHLLTILYDLTKLCFRKKTHVKFPLNPEGMEELEVEFLLEESPSPPESLITNGVLVARQVSCLEVHTECRQQKKSSKMKDLLVTVKESFEHTQRVSHCREPCCPNPACFHYPKYFQPWMHTEVPKSQWSHGLCCCCAHKKSSLVCQPLDCLPDGQTVTLPVGENCALHMKTTPCPQTLDVRLGFSLCAAELEFLQKRKVVAAQALKQVLQLEEDLHVDEVPLIAIMATGGGTRSMTAMYGHLLALQKLNILNCASYITGLSGATWTMATLYRDPDWSSKNLEPAVLEARRHVVKDKMPALFPDQLSKFQEELRQRSQEGYKVTFTDFWGLLIEACLGDERNESKLSDQRAALSQGQNPLPIYLTINVKDDVSNQDFREWCEFSPYEVGLQKYGAFIPTELFGSKFFMGRLMKRIPESRMCYMLGLWSSIFSLNLLDAWNLSQSSEEFFHRWTRERVHDIEDEPLLPEIPKCDANVLDTAVVIPGSWLSNTFRSILTHRAFVSQFHNFLLGLQLHTDYLQNSQFSIWRDTVLDGFPNQLTESVNHLCLLDTAFFVNSSYPPLLRPERKVDLIIHLNYCAGSQTKPMKQTCEYCTMQNIPFPKYELQEEEDNLKECYLMENSQEPDAPIVIFFPLINDTFQKYKAPGVERSPEELEQGHVDIYGPQTPYATKELTYTEAAFDKLVKLSEYNILNNKDKLLQALRLAVERKKRPKSQCPS